From a region of the Lactuca sativa cultivar Salinas chromosome 4, Lsat_Salinas_v11, whole genome shotgun sequence genome:
- the LOC111896474 gene encoding B3 domain-containing protein At3g25182 produces MGNLLAPDAKGRNKRAHSARMAYEDDDTDEYYLHAGEDEEEEDEAQREYYRKKIMELYEEKMKKFAHEDALAEQIKSEERKKLCKRPTKKIKMQQPKPTTQIVSNQVTQQLKQFITNNEMNAVEERKRSKSTPTVEKSKKVEIVRNQITQELEEFITNELEGTEAKVVIQKTLYKSDMEENQNRLNMPMKQVIKPDEFLRKNEKEDLENGMEFEVKLWGPRLEMHENPMMLKMWHMKTTSNYVLKTEWNRFVKANEKDLEINKTIQVWSFRREEKLCFAIACLERDVDVQNGAA; encoded by the coding sequence ATGGGAAATCTCTTGGCACCGGATGCAAAAGGAAGAAACAAGCGTGCCCATTCTGCTCGTATGGCATATGAGGATGATGATACTGATGAATACTATCTACATGCCGGGGAGgatgaggaagaagaggatgagGCTCAAAGAGAATACTATCGAAAGAAGATCATGGAATTGTAtgaagaaaagatgaagaagTTTGCTCACGAAGATGCCTTAGCCGAGCAAATTAAGAGTGAAGAAAGAAAAAAGTTGTGCAAACGTCCCACGAAGAAGATAAAGATGCAGCAACCTAAACCTACTACACAGATTGTGAGCAACCAGGTAACCCAACAGTTGAAACAGTTCATCACCAATAATGAGATGAACGCCGTTGAAGAAAGAAAAAGGTCCAAAAGTACTCCAACAGTAGAGAAGAGCAAGAAGGTGGAGATTGTGAGGAACCAGATAACCCAGGAGTTGGAAGAGTTCATTACGAATGAGCTGGAGGGGACAGAAGCGAAGGTGGTGATCCAGAAAACATTGTACAAAAGTGATATGGAGGAAAACCAGAACAGGTTGAATATGCCGATGAAACAAGTGATCAAACCGGATGAGTTCTTGAGGAAAAATGAGAAAGAAGATTTGGAGAATGGAATGGAGTTTGAGGTGAAATTGTGGGGGCCAAGATTAGAGATGCATGAGAATCCGATGATGTTGAAGATGTGGCATATGAAGACCACCAGCAACTACGTCCTCAAAACCGAATGGAACCGCTTTGTGAAGGCtaatgaaaaggatttggagatAAACAAAACGATTCAGGTTTGGTCTTTTCGCAGAGAGGAGAAGCTGTGCTTTGCAATTGCATGTTTGGAGAGAGATGTTGACGTTCAAAACGGCGCCGCTTAG